TGATCCCGTCTTATAAAATCATTGATGCGCTGGGATGGGTTAATACATCTTGGGCAATGATCATTCCCGGTTTGGCCGGGATGGGGAACATTTTTTTGGTCAGACAATTCATGATGGGCGTTCCCAAGGATTTGGATGAATCGGCACGCGTGGATGGAGCGGGAGATTTTAGAATCTATTACTCTATTATTTTGCCGCTCATGAAACCTGTACTGATTGTATGCGGCCTGTTTTCATTTACGGGTTCCTGGAATGATTTCCTCTGGCCCGTCATCGTGTATACCGATGTGGAGAAGATGCCGGTCACAGCAGGTTTGCTGTTGTTACAGGACATTTACGGCAATTACCGCATGATCGGACAATTGATGGGTTCTGCGATCCTGGCCATCATTCCGACGCTGCTGTTGTTCCTGTTTGCCCAGAAATACTTTGTGCAGTCGATTAACTTAAACGCAGGCATCAAAGGATAGCAAGAAGATTGGATTCAAAGAAACATTTAAAAATAGAAAGCTAGCGGAAGTCAAACTATAAGGTATAGGAGTCGTCACCATGT
This Paenibacillus sp. JZ16 DNA region includes the following protein-coding sequences:
- a CDS encoding carbohydrate ABC transporter permease — protein: MSNPVLHEVNADSKLGRSGPKKASSNISVSKYIAYAFLIILCVIWAIPVIFGITTSFRSQAEVVSSGFRLLPDSWIFDNYVTILQNTSTAPILRWLMNSVFIATMHTLLVIVVISITGYGYSRMNFKGRDTLFFTLLGISFFPGVVNLIPSYKIIDALGWVNTSWAMIIPGLAGMGNIFLVRQFMMGVPKDLDESARVDGAGDFRIYYSIILPLMKPVLIVCGLFSFTGSWNDFLWPVIVYTDVEKMPVTAGLLLLQDIYGNYRMIGQLMGSAILAIIPTLLLFLFAQKYFVQSINLNAGIKG